In Alphaproteobacteria bacterium, the sequence CGCCATAGGCGACGTCGAGCCGGCAGGGCACCGACCGTCGGGCCGCCACGCTGTCGGCCTGCCAGCGATCGACGTAGCGCTGGAAGTCCGGCGTGTGGTTGCGGTTGTTGTAGGCGGCGTCGAGCCCGGCGCGGTCGAAGGAACGGTAAATCGCGGTCATGATAACCCCTTGATACCGAAGGCCCATTCGGCTCGGCCGGCGATCTCGCTGGGCGAGCGATGCGTCCTGCCGGCCGCGTGACTTGCGCGCCTCCATCGCCTACATATCACGCATGTCCGTAGCACCGCTTGCCACGCCCGATGCGTCCACCGTCGCCGCCGCGATCGCCGCGGTGGAGCGCGCGATGGCCGAGCTGCGGCGCGGCGGCATCGTCGTGCTGCGAGACACCCAGGGTCATGTCGCGCTGGTCGCCGCCGCCGAGGCGATCAGCGGCGCCACCTTCGAGCGGTTGCAGGCGCTGGGCCGCGAGGCACCGGTGCTGGTCACCACGCGCCGCCGCGCCGAGGCGGTGGGCATCGACATCCCGCCGCATATCGCCGGCGGCCTGGGCGAGGGCAACGGGCCGATCACCCTGGAGCTGCCCGGTGGCGTGCCGCCCGACATCATCCTCAAGCCCAACGAGCCGGACAATGGCGGCCACGCCGCGCGCCGGCACCTGTCGCGGCCGGTGGCCAGCCACGCGCCCAAGATCGCGCGCGCGGCGATCGAGCTGGCCAAGCTGGCGCGGCTGCTGCCGGCGGTGGTGATCGGGCCGATGCCGCGCGATCCGGCCGGCAAGCGCCGCGCCTGGGCGGCCGAGCAGGACCTGATCTACGTCGCCGCGCGCGATGTCATCGACTACGAGGAGCATTCGGCGCGCGAGCTGCGCGCCGTGGCCGAGGCCCGCGTGCCGCTGGAGAACGCCGAGAACACGCGCATCCTCGCCTGGCGTCCGAGCGACGGCGGCAAGGAGCATCTCGCCATCGTCATCGGCGAGATCGACGCGATGGAGCCGGTGCTGATACGCCTGCATTCGGAGTGCTACACCGGCGACCTGCTGGGCAGCCTGCGCTGCGATTGCGGGGAGCAGCTGCGCGGCGCCATCGCCGAGATCGCGCGCCACGGCTCGGGTGTGCTGCTCTATCTCGCGCAGGAAGGCCGCGGCATCGGCCTGGTCAACAAGCTGCGCGCCTACCAGCTGCAGGACGCCGGCTTCGACACCGTCGACGCCAACGAGCAGCTCGGCTTCGACGCCGACGAGCGCGTCTACCGGCCGGCCGCCACCATGCTGGCGCGCATGGGCATCAGGCGCGTGCGGCTGATGACCAACAATCCGGCGAAGATCGGCCAGCTGGAGCAGTACGGCATCGAGGTCGCCGAGCGCGTGCCGCACATCTTCCCGGCCAACGGCCACAACGAGAAATACCTGCGCACCAAGGCCGAGAAGAGCGGACATCTGCTCTGACCACCCCCGTCATTCCGAGCGTAGCGAGGAATCTTCCTTGAGCGGGACTCCGCTTCGGAAAGATTCCTCGCTACGCTCGGCATGACGAGGGGAGATCACGCCATGACTTTGCCCACCATCGCCGCGCTCACGGCCGACCTCGCGGCTGGCCGCACGAGCAGCCGCGCGCTGACCGAAGCGGCGCTGGCGCGCATCGAGGATCCCAAAGGCGAGGGCGCGCGCGCCTTCATCAAGGTCTGGCGCGCGCAGGCGCTGGCTGCCGCCGAGGCCAGCGATAGCTTGCGCAAGGCCGGCGTGGCGCAG encodes:
- the ribA gene encoding GTP cyclohydrolase II encodes the protein MSVAPLATPDASTVAAAIAAVERAMAELRRGGIVVLRDTQGHVALVAAAEAISGATFERLQALGREAPVLVTTRRRAEAVGIDIPPHIAGGLGEGNGPITLELPGGVPPDIILKPNEPDNGGHAARRHLSRPVASHAPKIARAAIELAKLARLLPAVVIGPMPRDPAGKRRAWAAEQDLIYVAARDVIDYEEHSARELRAVAEARVPLENAENTRILAWRPSDGGKEHLAIVIGEIDAMEPVLIRLHSECYTGDLLGSLRCDCGEQLRGAIAEIARHGSGVLLYLAQEGRGIGLVNKLRAYQLQDAGFDTVDANEQLGFDADERVYRPAATMLARMGIRRVRLMTNNPAKIGQLEQYGIEVAERVPHIFPANGHNEKYLRTKAEKSGHLL